In Glycine max cultivar Williams 82 chromosome 7, Glycine_max_v4.0, whole genome shotgun sequence, a single window of DNA contains:
- the LOC100800863 gene encoding pyrophosphate--fructose 6-phosphate 1-phosphotransferase subunit alpha, producing MDSDYGIPRELSDLQKIRSLYQPELPPCLQGTTVRVEFGDATTTADPTDALTISRAFPNTYGHPLAHFLRATAKVPDAQIITEFPPIRVGIVFCGRQSPGGHNVIWGLHNALKIHNPNSVLLGFLGGSEGLFAQKTLEITEDILSTYKNQGGYDLLGRTKDQIRTTEQVNAALAACNNLKLDGLVIIGGVTSNTDAAQLAETFAVAKCPTKVVGVPVTLNGDLKNQFVETNVGFDTICKVNSQLISNVCTDALSAEKYYYFIRLMGRKASHVALECTLQSHPNMVILGEEVAASKLTLSEIAKQITDAVQARAEQDKYHGVILLPEGLIESIPEVYALLKEIHGLLRQGVAVDKISSQLTPWASALFEFLPPFIRRQLLLYPESDDSAQLSQIETEKLLAYLVEVEINKRLKEGTYKGKKFNAICHFFGYQARGSLPSKFDCDYAYVLGHICYHILAAGLNGYMATVTNLKNPVNKWRCGAAPIASMMTVKRWSPNPGATSIGKPAIHPATVDLRGKAYELLRQKAQSFLMDDIYRNPGPLQFDGPGAGAKVITLSVEDQDYMGRIKKLQEYLEQVRTIVKPGCPQEVLKAALSVMASVTEVLAAMSTSSTNTLSAM from the exons ATGGATTCTGATTATGGTATTCCCAGGGAACTCTCAGATCTTCAAAAGATTCGGTCGTTGTACCAGCCAGAGCTTCCTCCTTGTCTCCAG GGAACCACTGTGAGGGTTGAATTTGGTGATGCAACCACCACTGCTGACCCCACTGATGCACTCACCATTAGCAGGGCGTTTCCTAACACCTATGGACACCCTTTGGCTCACTTTCTCAGGGCAACTGCCAAAGTCCCTGATGCTCAGATCATAACTGAGTTCCCTCCTATTAG GGTGGGGATTGTCTTTTGTGGGAGACAATCTCCTGGAGGGCATAATGTCATTTGGGGTCTCCACAATGCTCTCAAAATTCACAATCCCAACAGTGTTTTGCTTGGATTTCTTG GTGGTTCAGAAGGTCTGTTTGCCCAGAAAACTCTGGAGATAACTGAGGATATTCTTTCGACATACAAAAATCAAG gtggTTATGATTTGCTTGGGCGGACGAAAGATCAAATTAGGACCACAGAACAAGTTAATGCTGCACTTGCTGCATGCAACAATTTGAAACTTGATGGCCTTGTAATCATCGGAG GGGTGACATCAAACACAGATGCTGCACAGCTTGCTGAAACATTTGCTGTAGCAAAATGCCCCACAAAG GTGGTTGGTGTTCCTGTCACTCTAAATGGAGATCTTAAAAACCAGTTTGTAGAAACTAATGTTGGGTTTGACACAATTTGTAAG gTTAATTCTCAGCTCATCAGCAATGTCTGCACCGATGCTCTCTCTGCAGAGAAG TATTATTATTTCATCCGTCTTATGGGACGCAAGGCATCACATGTTGCTTTGGAATGCACCCTCCAGTCCCATCCAAACATG GTAATTCTGGGTGAGGAGGTTGCTGCATCAAAGCTTACCCTTTCTGAAATTGCAAAACAGATTACTGATGCAGTTCAGGCTAGAGCAGAGCAAG ATAAATACCATGGAGTAATTCTCCTTCCAGAAGGGCTGATAGAGAGTATTCCTGAAGTGTATGCACTCTTGAAG GAAATTCATGGTTTACTCAGACAAGGTGTTGCTGTTGACAAGATATCTTCTCAGCTTACCCCATGGGCATCTGCCCTATTTGAATTTCTGCCACCCTTTATTAGGAGACAG TTACTCCTTTACCCTGAATCCGATGACTCAGCACAGTTATCGCAG ATTGAAACTGAGAAATTACTGGCATATCTTGTGGAAGTAGAGATAAACAAGCGTCTG AAAGAAGGCACATACAAGGGGAAGAAATTCAATGCCATTTGCCACTTTTTTGGTTATCAAGCTCGTGGATCTCTGCCATCAAAATTTGACTGTGATTACGCATAT GTTCTTGGACACATCTGCTACCACATACTTGCCGCTGGTCTAAATGGATACATGGCAACTGTAACTAACCTGAAGAATCCTGTAAACAAGTGGCGATGTGGGGCTGCTCCAATAGCA TCTATGATGACTGTGAAGCGCTGGTCTCCAAATCCAGGAGCCACATCAATTGGAAAACCAGCTATTCATCCAGCTACTGTGGACTTGAGAGGCAAAGCATATga GCTGTTGAGACAAAAGGCACAAAGCTTTCTTATGGATGATATCTACAGAAATCCAGGTCCACTTCAGTTTGATGGTCCTGGTGCGGGTGCGAAGGTTATAACTCTTTCTGTTGAAGACCAGGACTACATGGGCCGCATTAAGAAACTTCAGGAGTACCTTGAACAG GTTCGAACCATTGTGAAGCCAGGATGCCCCCAGGAGGTTTTGAAAGCTGCTCTAAGTGTCATGGCGTCGGTTACTGAAGTTCTAGCTGCAATGTCAACATCTTCTACTAACACCCTGTCAGCCATGTGA